A window of Cohnella herbarum contains these coding sequences:
- a CDS encoding amidohydrolase family protein, translated as MSLRTMTNKSQLAREFAETGKLSSVSMIDMHTHMGAFYGTYLPEAKLETMIRTMERENIEWIISAPHSALFDPVGGNSEIREAMKRHPDKIYGYYVVNPHYDHDLERDLAEFDGVEGYVGFKLLPDYHKYPLTGEKFRKIYEFANERGLLLLSHTWGHSAYNPPQMIAELARTYKNIQFLLGHSAPGETDYAIQLAKSQPNVYLELCDTGRLNGMVRKMVREASSEKVLFGTDFPWYDPHYMLGSVLFSGIGDEDIRNIIHDNAVRLLGNSLKYRALKGNGTQ; from the coding sequence ATGAGCCTACGGACAATGACGAATAAGTCGCAATTGGCCAGGGAGTTCGCGGAGACCGGGAAATTGTCGAGCGTGTCCATGATAGACATGCATACGCACATGGGAGCTTTCTACGGCACCTATCTGCCCGAAGCGAAGCTGGAGACGATGATTCGGACAATGGAACGGGAAAATATAGAATGGATTATTTCGGCTCCGCATAGCGCGTTGTTCGATCCGGTCGGCGGGAATTCGGAAATCCGGGAGGCCATGAAGCGACATCCCGATAAAATTTACGGTTACTATGTCGTAAATCCCCACTATGATCATGATCTGGAAAGGGATCTGGCCGAGTTCGACGGCGTGGAAGGTTACGTTGGATTCAAGCTGCTTCCCGATTATCACAAATACCCGCTTACGGGGGAGAAGTTTCGCAAAATTTACGAATTCGCCAACGAACGAGGATTGCTTCTACTTTCCCATACGTGGGGACACAGTGCGTATAATCCTCCGCAGATGATCGCTGAATTGGCGCGCACCTATAAGAATATTCAGTTTCTGCTCGGGCACTCTGCGCCTGGAGAGACCGATTACGCCATTCAGCTTGCCAAGTCGCAGCCTAATGTCTATTTGGAATTATGCGATACGGGCCGCCTGAACGGGATGGTTCGGAAGATGGTACGGGAAGCTTCCTCGGAGAAGGTGCTGTTCGGGACGGACTTCCCTTGGTACGACCCGCATTATATGCTCGGAAGCGTTCTGTTCTCCGGTATCGGGGACGAGGATATTCGTAATATTATCCACGATAACGCGGTTCGTTTGTTGGGGAACAGCTTAAAATATAGAGCTTTGAAAGGAAATGGAACGCAATGA
- a CDS encoding amidohydrolase family protein produces MKIMDCSCSIGYKTVNYEVVNHENLIVREKVEQARNAEELLEALDFCGIDGAVVSHNTMADVDPDYGNRAIVAETVKSPDRLLPTWTILPPITESQYAPEHLFPAMKANGVKLLRAYPERNRYQLNSVAMGELLGEIAAAGIPLYLSPSEGWQGIYSVLREYPNMTVILHNYGLWSHSRLTFPLFRSYKNFYIETGDMQASGEIKEICDKFGSERLLFGSDFPSNAIGGPLAALLGSGIAREHIENIAHVNLERMLGEVKL; encoded by the coding sequence ATGAAAATCATGGATTGCAGCTGCTCAATCGGCTACAAGACGGTGAATTACGAAGTGGTTAACCATGAGAACCTTATCGTGAGAGAGAAGGTAGAACAAGCTCGTAATGCAGAGGAGCTGCTTGAGGCGCTTGATTTCTGCGGAATCGACGGAGCGGTAGTCAGCCACAATACGATGGCGGACGTCGATCCGGATTACGGGAACCGGGCAATCGTTGCCGAGACGGTCAAATCGCCGGATCGGTTGCTTCCGACTTGGACGATTTTGCCGCCGATCACCGAAAGCCAATATGCGCCCGAGCATTTGTTTCCGGCGATGAAGGCGAACGGGGTGAAACTGCTCAGAGCTTATCCGGAACGTAATCGGTATCAATTGAACTCCGTCGCGATGGGTGAATTGTTAGGCGAAATCGCCGCGGCGGGAATTCCGCTGTACCTCTCTCCAAGCGAAGGGTGGCAGGGAATCTATAGCGTTCTGCGGGAATATCCGAACATGACGGTCATTCTCCATAATTACGGTTTATGGAGCCACTCCCGGCTTACCTTCCCCTTATTCAGGAGCTACAAAAACTTCTATATCGAGACGGGGGATATGCAGGCCTCCGGGGAGATCAAGGAAATTTGCGACAAATTCGGATCGGAACGCCTGCTCTTCGGTTCGGATTTCCCTAGCAACGCGATCGGCGGACCGCTGGCCGCATTGCTCGGTTCAGGAATTGCCAGAGAGCACATCGAGAATATCGCGCATGTCAATCTGGAGAGAATGCTCGGCGAGGTGAAATTATGA
- a CDS encoding glycoside hydrolase family 36 protein — protein sequence MKQQSIDVQENGIYLNIEITDSGDVRLLHLSASPSDEGNLVAEEERRVRRIVEIQVTGEDQNDHHAAKYTGTMPGGRLKYVIHRDIRNDDGRKLEITMEDGTTRVTVHYQFYDGISVIRSWTEVTNGGMESLPLQYVSSFALTGLAKEGAGTWEEKSRLHVPHNTWHGELQWRSHTLPELGLSRANDFSLKRLSYSKSGTWSSADFLPMGAYENTEAETVWCWQIENNGSWHWEISDAIQGQLYLQISGPTENENHWWKNVAPGETFVSVPAAIAIVHGNFERAIGELTRYRRAIRRRNEDNEKLPVIFNDYMNCLFADPTTEKTLPLVDAAAKAGCEYYCIDAGWYADGEWWSDVGLWQPATRRFPGGFQEVLDYIRAKGLIPGLWLELEVMGIHCPLADQVPNEWFFMRHGKRVIDHGRYQLDYRHPGVVQYADEVIDRLVTQYKVGYIKMDYNINAGIGTEVDADSFGEGLLRHNRAYLAWLDQVFARYPGLVIENCGSGGMRMDYALLARHSVQSISDQTDYRKFAAISAAAPTAVTPEQAAAWSYPLKEGDEEEVIFNMVNSLLMRVHQSGHLAEIQPDRFELIREGISYYKSIRNDIPQALPFWPIGLPKFGDSWLSLGLRGPEKTYLAVWRLQGGTKDVKLPIQGYGGKELSVRCGYPNRADCDWYWDKEEGHLAVTLPAEFTARIFELR from the coding sequence ATGAAACAACAATCGATCGACGTTCAAGAGAACGGAATTTATTTGAATATAGAGATTACGGATAGCGGGGATGTACGTCTGCTGCATCTCTCCGCTTCTCCTTCGGATGAGGGGAATCTTGTAGCCGAGGAAGAACGCCGGGTGCGCCGAATCGTGGAGATACAGGTAACGGGCGAGGATCAGAACGACCACCACGCTGCCAAATATACGGGGACGATGCCGGGCGGACGGTTAAAATACGTCATCCATCGGGATATCCGCAACGACGATGGACGAAAATTAGAAATAACGATGGAGGACGGAACGACGCGGGTAACCGTGCATTACCAGTTCTACGATGGGATTTCCGTCATTCGTTCTTGGACGGAGGTAACCAATGGCGGAATGGAGTCGCTCCCCTTGCAATACGTATCTTCCTTTGCGCTTACGGGATTAGCCAAGGAAGGCGCGGGAACATGGGAAGAGAAAAGCCGCCTGCACGTCCCGCACAATACGTGGCATGGCGAATTGCAATGGAGAAGCCATACGCTGCCTGAATTAGGGCTTTCCAGGGCTAACGACTTTTCCTTGAAGCGGCTTTCCTACAGCAAATCGGGCACTTGGTCTTCCGCCGATTTCCTGCCGATGGGGGCTTACGAGAATACGGAAGCCGAAACCGTATGGTGTTGGCAGATCGAGAATAACGGTTCCTGGCACTGGGAGATTAGCGATGCGATCCAAGGGCAACTCTATTTGCAGATCAGCGGTCCGACCGAGAATGAAAACCATTGGTGGAAAAACGTCGCGCCGGGCGAAACGTTCGTTTCGGTACCGGCCGCCATTGCTATCGTTCATGGTAATTTCGAACGGGCGATCGGCGAATTGACGCGATACCGCAGAGCGATTCGCCGCCGGAACGAGGATAACGAGAAGCTACCCGTAATCTTCAACGACTATATGAATTGCTTGTTCGCCGATCCGACGACGGAGAAAACCTTGCCATTGGTCGATGCCGCGGCGAAGGCCGGATGCGAATATTATTGCATCGATGCCGGCTGGTACGCGGACGGGGAATGGTGGAGCGACGTCGGACTGTGGCAGCCGGCGACGAGACGGTTTCCGGGCGGATTTCAAGAGGTGCTCGACTATATTCGGGCCAAAGGCTTGATTCCGGGATTATGGCTCGAGTTAGAGGTTATGGGCATTCATTGTCCTTTGGCGGATCAAGTTCCGAACGAATGGTTTTTTATGCGTCACGGAAAACGGGTCATTGACCATGGAAGGTATCAATTGGATTATCGTCACCCCGGGGTGGTTCAATATGCCGATGAAGTGATCGACCGATTGGTTACGCAATACAAGGTCGGTTACATCAAGATGGATTACAACATTAATGCGGGAATCGGCACCGAGGTCGATGCGGATAGTTTCGGCGAAGGTTTGCTCCGGCATAATCGGGCGTATTTAGCGTGGCTTGATCAGGTATTCGCGCGTTATCCCGGCTTGGTCATCGAGAATTGCGGCAGCGGAGGCATGCGCATGGACTATGCTTTGCTGGCCCGTCACAGCGTGCAATCGATAAGCGATCAGACGGATTACCGCAAGTTCGCCGCGATTAGCGCCGCCGCTCCGACGGCGGTAACCCCCGAGCAAGCTGCGGCATGGTCTTATCCGCTGAAAGAAGGAGACGAAGAAGAAGTTATTTTCAATATGGTGAATAGCCTCCTCATGCGCGTGCATCAAAGCGGTCATTTGGCGGAAATCCAGCCCGACCGGTTCGAGTTGATTCGCGAAGGGATTTCCTACTATAAGAGCATTCGGAACGATATTCCGCAAGCACTCCCATTCTGGCCGATCGGATTGCCTAAATTCGGAGATTCATGGCTTAGCTTAGGATTGCGCGGACCGGAGAAGACTTATTTAGCCGTATGGCGTTTGCAAGGCGGAACGAAGGACGTAAAGCTTCCGATCCAAGGATACGGGGGCAAGGAATTATCGGTGCGATGCGGGTATCCGAACCGGGCGGATTGCGATTGGTATTGGGATAAGGAGGAAGGTCATCTCGCCGTTACGCTTCCCGCTGAATTTACGGCGCGTATTTTTGAATTGCGGTGA
- a CDS encoding M24 family metallopeptidase, producing MFKIPKEEFAARVDKLKVLMREHEMQACLIYGDEYRKENLRYMGNYWPLFERGAVMVTLTGEPFVIAAPEGEMFCREMSAWPDVRLLPEFACVTVPDKIEYPQAHYTSLTEIRKGIQGKEPLRRLGIVGIDAMPEPLMKVIAHSFEGIEIVDANELLFKLRMTKTASEVACLQEAARIADEGYKLMIEQVKPGMTELELASLAYGECTKQGAENIPFCLLTSGKRVNTIIGRASGKVIEDGDMIMAAIAVQVEGYVATMNFPFVAGEMSKEQKEFIDILVEAEDAALSRIKAGANQSEVVRAVKAYFKEKNVTEYDLYPPLHGCGLAEAESPYPDENSEAIFVAGMTVNTDVSLFGHPHGSNRIEESLLVTETGYESMSKLVRHLSKTWKETATISVR from the coding sequence GTGTTCAAAATTCCTAAAGAAGAATTCGCCGCAAGAGTCGATAAATTAAAAGTTCTGATGAGAGAACATGAGATGCAAGCCTGTTTGATCTACGGCGATGAGTACAGGAAGGAAAATTTGCGTTATATGGGCAATTACTGGCCCTTGTTCGAAAGAGGAGCCGTCATGGTTACTCTGACAGGCGAGCCTTTCGTGATCGCCGCTCCGGAAGGCGAAATGTTCTGCCGGGAGATGAGCGCTTGGCCGGATGTTCGGCTTCTTCCGGAATTCGCGTGCGTGACCGTGCCCGATAAGATCGAATATCCGCAAGCTCACTATACGAGCTTGACCGAGATTCGCAAGGGAATACAGGGAAAAGAACCCTTACGCCGGTTAGGAATCGTCGGCATCGATGCGATGCCGGAGCCTTTAATGAAGGTCATCGCCCACAGCTTCGAGGGTATCGAAATCGTGGATGCGAACGAGTTGTTGTTCAAGCTCAGAATGACCAAGACGGCAAGCGAAGTCGCCTGTTTGCAAGAAGCGGCGAGGATTGCTGACGAGGGCTACAAGCTTATGATCGAGCAAGTGAAGCCGGGCATGACGGAGCTTGAACTGGCGTCGCTCGCATACGGGGAATGCACGAAACAAGGAGCGGAGAATATTCCGTTCTGTCTCTTAACAAGCGGGAAACGGGTCAATACGATCATCGGAAGAGCATCCGGCAAAGTAATAGAAGACGGAGACATGATTATGGCCGCTATTGCGGTTCAGGTCGAGGGATACGTGGCTACGATGAATTTCCCTTTCGTCGCCGGCGAGATGAGCAAGGAACAAAAGGAATTTATCGATATTCTGGTCGAAGCCGAGGATGCCGCGTTAAGCCGGATAAAAGCGGGAGCTAATCAGAGCGAAGTGGTACGGGCGGTTAAAGCGTACTTCAAAGAAAAAAACGTCACCGAATACGACCTGTACCCGCCTTTGCACGGCTGCGGGTTGGCGGAAGCCGAATCTCCTTACCCGGACGAGAACTCCGAAGCGATATTCGTTGCGGGAATGACGGTGAATACGGACGTGAGTCTCTTCGGACATCCGCATGGGTCGAACCGGATCGAAGAAAGTTTGCTCGTAACCGAAACCGGATACGAATCGATGTCGAAGCTGGTCAGGCATTTAAGTAAAACTTGGAAAGAAACGGCGACGATTTCGGTTCGATAA
- a CDS encoding extracellular solute-binding protein produces MKRKSAKWIGFTVLACMLVLASACAKENEGNNAQPSNSQASQTNEGAANGGGETAIDPMGKIDPPIEVTAIRTLDPTTKFENGETIDNNAWTKLYENEFGIKLKYLWVSDPSQYEQKFNIAMASGQLADIMPVNGIQFNQLVEADQLVDLTEALEKYGTPLAKEMLKKDGGVGLESATFNGKLLGLPVNPGSFDFASLLWIRTDWLEKLNLPEPKTMEDVFKIAEAFVNQDPDGNNKKDTQGLGATKDFYGLEPGLDGFFNGYHAYPKSWVADASGNIVYGSIQPEMKQALEKLQQMYKDGYIDREFGVKDKEKFIQTANAGKLGMFFGADWSPLLFLDGKALDENMEWKPFQLPSIDGQKAKPQTPYNVNQYYVVRKGMEHPEAVVKLLNAASYQWDRTKYPLTDMNQNGDVGKWQYALVQASNPIQNVELYEDVKNALEKQDESLLNIASNPGQASFYKAINAFNGGDKSGWGYTRFYDAIELLYDYHKNDGFQMTEFISGPTPTMVEKQATLLKMELETFTKIVMGESSIDAFDEFAANWKKLGGDTITEEVAKWKASR; encoded by the coding sequence ATGAAGAGGAAGTCCGCAAAATGGATCGGGTTTACCGTATTGGCTTGTATGCTTGTTCTTGCTTCGGCTTGCGCGAAGGAAAACGAAGGGAATAACGCGCAACCGTCCAATTCGCAGGCAAGCCAAACGAATGAAGGCGCCGCGAACGGCGGAGGCGAAACCGCGATCGATCCGATGGGCAAGATCGATCCGCCGATCGAGGTGACCGCCATCAGAACGCTAGATCCGACGACGAAGTTCGAAAACGGAGAAACGATCGACAACAACGCTTGGACGAAATTATACGAGAACGAATTCGGCATCAAGCTTAAATATTTATGGGTATCCGATCCGTCGCAATACGAGCAAAAATTCAACATTGCCATGGCCTCCGGTCAACTGGCGGACATTATGCCCGTCAACGGCATTCAATTCAACCAACTGGTGGAAGCCGATCAACTGGTCGATTTAACCGAAGCTCTGGAGAAATACGGTACTCCTCTTGCCAAAGAAATGTTAAAGAAGGACGGCGGGGTAGGTCTCGAATCGGCTACTTTTAACGGCAAGTTGCTGGGGTTGCCGGTGAACCCGGGATCATTCGATTTCGCTTCCCTGCTTTGGATACGTACGGATTGGCTGGAAAAGCTTAATCTGCCCGAACCGAAAACGATGGAGGACGTCTTCAAGATCGCGGAAGCGTTCGTCAATCAGGATCCGGACGGCAACAATAAGAAAGATACTCAGGGATTGGGAGCCACTAAAGATTTCTACGGTCTAGAACCGGGTCTGGACGGATTCTTCAACGGTTATCACGCCTATCCGAAAAGCTGGGTTGCGGATGCATCGGGCAATATCGTATACGGAAGCATTCAGCCGGAAATGAAACAAGCGTTGGAGAAGCTGCAGCAAATGTATAAAGACGGCTATATCGACCGCGAGTTCGGAGTGAAAGACAAGGAGAAGTTCATCCAAACCGCCAATGCCGGCAAACTGGGAATGTTCTTCGGCGCGGATTGGTCTCCGTTGTTGTTCTTGGATGGTAAAGCGCTGGACGAAAACATGGAGTGGAAACCGTTCCAACTTCCATCGATCGACGGGCAGAAGGCTAAGCCGCAAACCCCTTACAATGTCAATCAATATTACGTCGTTCGCAAAGGGATGGAGCACCCGGAGGCCGTGGTTAAACTGCTTAACGCAGCCAGTTATCAGTGGGATAGAACGAAATATCCTTTGACCGACATGAATCAGAATGGCGATGTCGGCAAATGGCAATATGCATTGGTTCAAGCTTCCAATCCCATTCAGAACGTCGAGTTGTACGAGGACGTGAAGAACGCGCTGGAGAAGCAGGACGAATCTCTCCTGAACATAGCGAGCAATCCCGGTCAAGCGAGTTTCTATAAAGCCATCAATGCTTTCAATGGCGGAGATAAATCCGGTTGGGGATATACCCGATTCTATGACGCTATCGAACTACTCTATGACTACCATAAGAACGACGGTTTTCAAATGACCGAGTTTATTTCCGGCCCTACGCCGACGATGGTCGAGAAACAAGCGACGTTGCTGAAAATGGAATTGGAGACGTTCACGAAAATCGTGATGGGAGAGTCTTCGATCGATGCTTTCGATGAATTCGCGGCGAATTGGAAGAAGCTTGGCGGAGATACCATAACGGAAGAAGTAGCAAAGTGGAAAGCTAGCAGATAA
- a CDS encoding ABC transporter permease — translation MNMKKTKRELPLHLMLVPGVLILLIYCYYPMVGFVIAFQKFIPINGLFGSDWIGFGNFRYVLQMPDIWQVLGNTVFIASMKILLGLAVPILVAVLLNELKHVLIKRGVQTLIYLPHFLSWVILGGVLVDILSPSEGIINQLLNAVGMDSIFFLGSNKWFPAVLIFSDVWKEFGFSTIVFLAAITGINPSLYEAAIVDGANHTRQAWHITLPGMVPVIVLMATLSLGNVLNAGFDQVFNLYSPSVYQSGDILDTLIYRIGLLDAQFGVATAIGLFKSFVSFVLITISYFLAYRLVNYRIF, via the coding sequence ATGAATATGAAGAAAACGAAGCGCGAACTGCCCTTGCATTTGATGCTCGTACCCGGCGTGCTCATCCTATTAATCTATTGCTACTATCCGATGGTCGGCTTCGTTATCGCCTTTCAGAAATTTATTCCCATCAACGGCTTGTTCGGCTCCGATTGGATCGGCTTCGGAAACTTTCGGTACGTGCTGCAAATGCCCGATATTTGGCAAGTGCTCGGCAATACCGTGTTCATCGCTTCCATGAAAATTTTATTAGGCTTAGCGGTACCAATTCTAGTTGCCGTCCTACTAAACGAATTGAAGCACGTGCTGATTAAACGGGGAGTTCAGACGCTTATCTATTTACCGCATTTCCTATCCTGGGTTATTCTCGGCGGCGTGCTCGTCGATATTCTGTCGCCTTCCGAAGGGATTATTAACCAACTTCTGAATGCGGTTGGCATGGATTCGATCTTTTTCCTGGGCAGCAACAAATGGTTTCCGGCCGTGCTTATTTTCTCCGACGTCTGGAAGGAGTTCGGGTTTAGCACGATCGTGTTTCTGGCCGCCATTACGGGAATTAACCCCTCTTTATACGAAGCGGCGATCGTCGACGGAGCGAATCATACGAGACAGGCGTGGCATATCACGCTGCCGGGAATGGTACCGGTCATCGTTCTGATGGCTACGTTAAGTTTGGGCAACGTTCTGAATGCCGGATTCGATCAAGTCTTTAACCTATACAGTCCGAGCGTGTATCAAAGCGGGGATATCCTAGACACGTTAATCTACCGTATCGGTTTGCTCGACGCGCAGTTCGGCGTTGCGACGGCGATCGGATTATTCAAATCGTTCGTTTCGTTCGTCCTCATCACGATTTCTTATTTCTTGGCTTATCGCTTGGTCAACTATCGCATTTTCTGA
- a CDS encoding phosphotriesterase family protein: MSVMTVTGSVRADSLGWVLPHEHAFIDLRSLVPAVSEISRKKLAREQVDLTNIGKLMRNPYAVLDNAVIDDEGVVRDELLKFKKAGGTTFVDLTLRDIGRDPSLLAGLSRELDIKIVAGCGYYINKSHPGDMDGKTIEGIAEEILSEIEYGMDGTDIKAGVIGEIGTSEIIYPNEKKTLIASAIVQKETGLGLHVHTDLYATNGYEVVNILTEHGAAAEKICINHIDVDIKMDYLKDLLNLGVYVEFDNFGKEFYADKRDRSVLRGLFARDIERVRAIKQLIDAGFLSKILISNDVCLKTCLHRYGGWGYDHVLTNIIPMMEDEGITSEQIKTLMCRNPAEFLDDGKD; the protein is encoded by the coding sequence ATGTCCGTTATGACCGTAACGGGAAGCGTTCGGGCGGATAGCTTGGGATGGGTATTGCCGCATGAGCATGCCTTCATTGATTTAAGAAGCTTAGTGCCCGCCGTCAGCGAGATCTCACGCAAAAAATTGGCGCGGGAGCAAGTCGACCTCACGAATATCGGTAAATTAATGCGTAATCCTTATGCCGTTCTAGACAATGCGGTGATAGACGACGAGGGGGTCGTCAGGGATGAGTTGCTGAAGTTCAAGAAAGCCGGAGGGACGACTTTTGTCGATCTTACGCTGCGGGACATAGGCAGGGATCCCTCTTTGCTAGCCGGGTTATCAAGGGAATTGGACATCAAGATCGTAGCCGGCTGCGGGTACTATATTAACAAATCGCATCCAGGCGACATGGACGGCAAGACGATAGAGGGAATCGCCGAAGAAATTTTATCCGAGATCGAATACGGCATGGATGGAACGGATATTAAAGCGGGCGTAATAGGCGAGATCGGAACAAGCGAGATCATCTATCCGAACGAGAAGAAGACTTTGATCGCATCGGCGATCGTTCAAAAAGAGACCGGTCTTGGATTGCACGTGCATACGGATCTGTATGCTACGAACGGTTATGAAGTCGTGAACATTCTTACCGAGCATGGCGCCGCGGCTGAAAAAATATGCATCAATCACATTGACGTCGATATTAAGATGGATTATTTGAAGGACCTTCTTAACCTGGGAGTCTACGTGGAATTCGATAATTTCGGCAAGGAATTTTACGCCGACAAGAGGGACAGAAGCGTTTTAAGGGGACTCTTCGCCAGAGACATCGAGAGAGTCAGAGCGATAAAGCAACTCATCGACGCGGGTTTTCTTTCGAAAATATTAATCTCCAACGACGTTTGCCTGAAAACCTGTTTGCACCGTTACGGCGGGTGGGGGTATGACCATGTTCTTACGAACATTATTCCCATGATGGAAGACGAAGGGATTACTTCCGAGCAGATTAAAACCTTAATGTGTCGAAATCCGGCCGAGTTTCTGGACGACGGCAAAGATTGA
- a CDS encoding SGNH/GDSL hydrolase family protein → MSKPWVKLLNREKGFIVCIGDSITEQNYHAHGKLNYVGKLNEKLLNKFGRKHLLLNAGVSDDTTWGIIERLSRDALRFQPSLITLMIGMNDSTKGMERLEEFKSNLTSIVRQVRAMGIEMILITPNPINPNLPENAIRLCYPHYVDAIREIAAIERIPLCDVYREWEELVLQESDNQWSTMNDSIHPNEYGHDFIAQVLFRFLGISDGCRLADESRECATRTPQ, encoded by the coding sequence ATGTCGAAGCCGTGGGTTAAGCTCTTAAATCGTGAAAAAGGTTTTATCGTTTGTATTGGCGATTCCATAACCGAGCAAAACTATCATGCGCACGGCAAACTGAATTATGTAGGCAAATTAAACGAAAAACTGTTAAATAAGTTCGGTCGAAAGCATCTATTGCTCAATGCCGGAGTAAGCGACGATACAACGTGGGGAATCATTGAACGATTGAGTCGAGATGCGCTGCGCTTTCAGCCTTCCCTCATTACCCTCATGATCGGTATGAACGATTCTACTAAAGGGATGGAACGACTGGAAGAATTTAAGAGTAACTTGACTTCAATTGTTCGACAAGTCCGGGCAATGGGAATTGAAATGATCCTTATTACGCCGAATCCGATTAATCCGAATCTTCCGGAAAATGCTATCCGGCTCTGTTACCCGCACTACGTCGATGCGATCCGTGAAATTGCCGCAATCGAACGGATTCCGTTATGCGATGTGTATCGGGAATGGGAGGAGCTAGTGCTCCAAGAATCAGATAACCAATGGTCGACAATGAACGATAGCATTCATCCTAACGAATACGGGCATGATTTTATCGCGCAGGTTTTATTTCGGTTTCTCGGGATTTCGGATGGATGCCGCCTTGCGGACGAGTCGCGCGAATGCGCGACTAGAACACCGCAATAG
- a CDS encoding sensory rhodopsin transducer has translation MSKEGAKNWYIVDGYLPYKGRVDEEIFEGHEAIMILNCHDEDAEIFMDIYYEDREPDENIKIASPAKRVKCIRMDHPDEIGGIRLDRQLQYSLRFRSNIEVIIQYGRMDIAQSNLAYIGMMGYSE, from the coding sequence ATGAGCAAAGAGGGAGCTAAAAACTGGTACATCGTCGATGGATATTTGCCTTATAAAGGCAGAGTGGACGAAGAAATTTTCGAAGGCCACGAAGCGATAATGATTCTGAATTGCCACGACGAGGACGCGGAAATCTTCATGGATATTTATTACGAGGATCGCGAACCGGACGAGAATATTAAAATCGCTTCGCCGGCCAAACGGGTCAAATGCATTCGAATGGACCATCCGGACGAAATCGGTGGAATCCGGCTCGATAGGCAGCTCCAGTATTCGCTGCGTTTCAGAAGCAATATCGAAGTCATTATCCAATACGGCAGGATGGATATCGCCCAATCCAATCTGGCTTATATCGGGATGATGGGATACTCGGAATAA
- a CDS encoding carbohydrate ABC transporter permease yields MQHRMSFGRKVFVAGNYAFLVALSLLCLLPLIQVLSISFSSSAAASAGLVKLLPVDLTLSSYKYILQKQEFISSFGITLQRLVLGFVINMGLSLLCAYPLSKERKDLRIRSYYAWFFVFTILFSGGLIPTYMVISMTGLIDTIWALVIPSAVSVFNVILLLNFFRGLPKEIEESAFMDGAGHWLVLRKMYVPMSYPVLATVSLFTMVFHWNAWFDGLIYMNFPKNYPLSTYLQLLVINSNPMKMDPKNLAGILEISERTTRAAQIFLGALPILIVYPFLQKFFVKGIVLGSVKG; encoded by the coding sequence ATGCAACATCGGATGTCCTTTGGCCGAAAAGTGTTCGTCGCGGGAAACTACGCTTTCCTCGTTGCGCTTTCCTTACTTTGCCTTCTGCCGTTGATTCAGGTGCTGTCGATCTCGTTTAGTTCCAGCGCTGCGGCATCGGCGGGTTTGGTGAAACTGCTTCCCGTCGATCTAACCTTATCATCCTATAAGTATATTTTGCAGAAGCAGGAATTCATTAGCTCGTTCGGCATCACGCTCCAGCGGCTTGTCCTTGGTTTTGTCATCAATATGGGCCTGTCGCTTCTGTGCGCTTATCCGCTCTCCAAAGAACGCAAAGATTTAAGGATTCGCAGCTATTATGCTTGGTTTTTCGTATTCACGATCCTGTTCAGCGGCGGCCTTATTCCAACGTATATGGTAATCAGCATGACAGGTTTGATCGATACGATCTGGGCGCTCGTCATTCCGAGCGCGGTTTCCGTCTTCAATGTCATTCTGCTGCTCAATTTCTTTCGGGGATTACCCAAAGAGATCGAAGAATCGGCCTTCATGGACGGGGCGGGACATTGGCTCGTCTTGCGGAAGATGTACGTGCCCATGTCTTATCCGGTCCTGGCCACCGTATCCTTGTTTACGATGGTCTTTCATTGGAACGCTTGGTTCGACGGGCTGATCTATATGAATTTCCCGAAAAATTATCCGCTCTCTACTTATTTGCAGTTGTTGGTCATTAACAGCAATCCCATGAAAATGGATCCGAAAAATCTAGCGGGAATTCTCGAAATTTCCGAGCGTACGACGAGGGCGGCGCAAATCTTCCTAGGCGCGCTTCCGATTCTTATCGTCTATCCTTTCTTGCAGAAGTTTTTCGTGAAAGGGATCGTGCTCGGAAGCGTTAAGGGATGA